A part of Biomphalaria glabrata chromosome 3, xgBioGlab47.1, whole genome shotgun sequence genomic DNA contains:
- the LOC106056975 gene encoding threonine aspartase 1-like isoform X2 encodes MSTEEEVKNVFVAVHVGAGNHSKLNESSYKDICKKACKQALLLLKARCSALEAVTAAVAALEDDELTNCGKGSNMTVTGTVECDASVMDGETLHFGAVGALSGVANPVVIASRLVEEQKLGPLPYGRVRPSILVGKGAQQFCVDRGIGITDNLVSVAALKTFRHYSRKCLKSETTNCTHKLKKRKLEIEESTLSLSSVNQSPSADIPRADAIHDTVGAVCVDHFGNVAAAASSGGIWLKHAGRLGASAVYGAGCWAQNQMSDIKTGVAAVTSGCGEQLMKTLLAKTSCDSVRSSDNLTHSLANSFKDSFLESEFLKPCNEKFAGILLLRTVQNENREVEVAWIHSTASMCLGYMSGHSKAPTATVSRLEIDSLPGQAYIMSSHFVLL; translated from the exons ATGAGCACAGAGGAGGAAGTGAAAAATGTGTTTGTGGCTGTTCATGTTG GAGCTGGGAATCACTCCAAATTGAATGAATCaagttataaagatatttgtaaaaaagCATGTAAGCAG GCTCTACTACTGTTAAAAGCGAGGTGCTCAGCCTTAGAGGCTGTAACAGCTGCTGTAGCAGCATTGGAG GATGATGAGTTAACTAACTGTGGGAAAGGCTCTAACATGACGGTCACTGGTACTGTGGAGTGTGATGCTAGTGTAATGGATGGAGAAACCTTACACTTTGGAGCAGTAGGTGCTCTCTCAG GGGTTGCCAATCCAGTGGTTATCGCTAGTCGATTGGTTGAAGAACAAAAACTTGGGCCCCTACCATATGGACGTGTCAGACCAAG TATTCTAGTAGGTAAAGGTGCTCAACAGTTTTGTGTAGACAGAGGAATAGGGATCACTGATAATTTAGTTTCTG TTGCAGCTTTGAAAACATTCAGACATTATTCAAGAAAGTGCCTGAAATCTGAAACAACTAACTGTACACATAAACTAAAGAAGCGTAAATTAGAAATAGAAGAATCAACATTAAGTCTGTCATCTGTCAATCAG AGTCCCAGTGCGGACATCCCAAGAGCTGATGCTATACATGATACTGTGGGAGCCGTCTGTGTTGATCATTTTGGTAATGTGGCAGCTGCAGCCTCCAGTGGAGGAATATGGTTAAAACATGCAGGAAGACTTGGCGCT AGTGCTGTGTATGGAGCTGGTTGCTGGGCACAGAATCAAATGTCAGATATCAAAACAGGTGTAGCAGCTGTCACATCAG GATGTGGTGAACAGCTGATGAAGACATTGTTAGCAAAAACCAGTTGTGACTCTGTTAGATCCAGTGACAACTTGACTCACTCACTAGCTAACTCATTTAAGGACAGTTTTTTAG AGTCTGAATTTTTGAAACCATGTAATGAGAAGTTTGCTGGCATATTGTTGCTGAGAACTGTACAGAATGAGAATAGAGAAG TGGAAGTTGCCTGGATTCACTCCACTGCTAGTATGTGCTTGGGCTACATGTCTGGACACAGCAAGGCACCTACT gctacaGTGTCAAGATTGGAAATTGATTCTCTGCCTGGGCAAGCATACATAATGAGCAGCCATTTTGTATTACTTTAA
- the LOC106056975 gene encoding threonine aspartase 1-like isoform X4 has translation MTVTGTVECDASVMDGETLHFGAVGALSGVANPVVIASRLVEEQKLGPLPYGRVRPSILVGKGAQQFCVDRGIGITDNLVSVAALKTFRHYSRKCLKSETTNCTHKLKKRKLEIEESTLSLSSVNQSPSADIPRADAIHDTVGAVCVDHFGNVAAAASSGGIWLKHAGRLGASAVYGAGCWAQNQMSDIKTGVAAVTSGCGEQLMKTLLAKTSCDSVRSSDNLTHSLANSFKDSFLESEFLKPCNEKFAGILLLRTVQNENREGMFNKLYRKRIEKVCLTELYRMRIEKWKLPGFTPLLVCAWATCLDTARHLLLQCQDWKLILCLGKHT, from the exons ATGACGGTCACTGGTACTGTGGAGTGTGATGCTAGTGTAATGGATGGAGAAACCTTACACTTTGGAGCAGTAGGTGCTCTCTCAG GGGTTGCCAATCCAGTGGTTATCGCTAGTCGATTGGTTGAAGAACAAAAACTTGGGCCCCTACCATATGGACGTGTCAGACCAAG TATTCTAGTAGGTAAAGGTGCTCAACAGTTTTGTGTAGACAGAGGAATAGGGATCACTGATAATTTAGTTTCTG TTGCAGCTTTGAAAACATTCAGACATTATTCAAGAAAGTGCCTGAAATCTGAAACAACTAACTGTACACATAAACTAAAGAAGCGTAAATTAGAAATAGAAGAATCAACATTAAGTCTGTCATCTGTCAATCAG AGTCCCAGTGCGGACATCCCAAGAGCTGATGCTATACATGATACTGTGGGAGCCGTCTGTGTTGATCATTTTGGTAATGTGGCAGCTGCAGCCTCCAGTGGAGGAATATGGTTAAAACATGCAGGAAGACTTGGCGCT AGTGCTGTGTATGGAGCTGGTTGCTGGGCACAGAATCAAATGTCAGATATCAAAACAGGTGTAGCAGCTGTCACATCAG GATGTGGTGAACAGCTGATGAAGACATTGTTAGCAAAAACCAGTTGTGACTCTGTTAGATCCAGTGACAACTTGACTCACTCACTAGCTAACTCATTTAAGGACAGTTTTTTAG AGTCTGAATTTTTGAAACCATGTAATGAGAAGTTTGCTGGCATATTGTTGCTGAGAACTGTACAGAATGAGAATAGAGAAGGTATGTTTAACAAACTGTACAGAAAGAGAATAGAGAAGGTATGTTTAACAGAACTGTACAGAATGAGAATAGAGAAG TGGAAGTTGCCTGGATTCACTCCACTGCTAGTATGTGCTTGGGCTACATGTCTGGACACAGCAAGGCACCTACT gctacaGTGTCAAGATTGGAAATTGATTCTCTGCCTGGGCAAGCATACATAA
- the LOC106056975 gene encoding threonine aspartase 1-like isoform X1, whose product MSTEEEVKNVFVAVHVGAGNHSKLNESSYKDICKKACKQALLLLKARCSALEAVTAAVAALEDDELTNCGKGSNMTVTGTVECDASVMDGETLHFGAVGALSGVANPVVIASRLVEEQKLGPLPYGRVRPSILVGKGAQQFCVDRGIGITDNLVSVAALKTFRHYSRKCLKSETTNCTHKLKKRKLEIEESTLSLSSVNQSPSADIPRADAIHDTVGAVCVDHFGNVAAAASSGGIWLKHAGRLGASAVYGAGCWAQNQMSDIKTGVAAVTSGCGEQLMKTLLAKTSCDSVRSSDNLTHSLANSFKDSFLESEFLKPCNEKFAGILLLRTVQNENREGMFNKLYRKRIEKVCLTELYRMRIEKWKLPGFTPLLVCAWATCLDTARHLLLQCQDWKLILCLGKHT is encoded by the exons ATGAGCACAGAGGAGGAAGTGAAAAATGTGTTTGTGGCTGTTCATGTTG GAGCTGGGAATCACTCCAAATTGAATGAATCaagttataaagatatttgtaaaaaagCATGTAAGCAG GCTCTACTACTGTTAAAAGCGAGGTGCTCAGCCTTAGAGGCTGTAACAGCTGCTGTAGCAGCATTGGAG GATGATGAGTTAACTAACTGTGGGAAAGGCTCTAACATGACGGTCACTGGTACTGTGGAGTGTGATGCTAGTGTAATGGATGGAGAAACCTTACACTTTGGAGCAGTAGGTGCTCTCTCAG GGGTTGCCAATCCAGTGGTTATCGCTAGTCGATTGGTTGAAGAACAAAAACTTGGGCCCCTACCATATGGACGTGTCAGACCAAG TATTCTAGTAGGTAAAGGTGCTCAACAGTTTTGTGTAGACAGAGGAATAGGGATCACTGATAATTTAGTTTCTG TTGCAGCTTTGAAAACATTCAGACATTATTCAAGAAAGTGCCTGAAATCTGAAACAACTAACTGTACACATAAACTAAAGAAGCGTAAATTAGAAATAGAAGAATCAACATTAAGTCTGTCATCTGTCAATCAG AGTCCCAGTGCGGACATCCCAAGAGCTGATGCTATACATGATACTGTGGGAGCCGTCTGTGTTGATCATTTTGGTAATGTGGCAGCTGCAGCCTCCAGTGGAGGAATATGGTTAAAACATGCAGGAAGACTTGGCGCT AGTGCTGTGTATGGAGCTGGTTGCTGGGCACAGAATCAAATGTCAGATATCAAAACAGGTGTAGCAGCTGTCACATCAG GATGTGGTGAACAGCTGATGAAGACATTGTTAGCAAAAACCAGTTGTGACTCTGTTAGATCCAGTGACAACTTGACTCACTCACTAGCTAACTCATTTAAGGACAGTTTTTTAG AGTCTGAATTTTTGAAACCATGTAATGAGAAGTTTGCTGGCATATTGTTGCTGAGAACTGTACAGAATGAGAATAGAGAAGGTATGTTTAACAAACTGTACAGAAAGAGAATAGAGAAGGTATGTTTAACAGAACTGTACAGAATGAGAATAGAGAAG TGGAAGTTGCCTGGATTCACTCCACTGCTAGTATGTGCTTGGGCTACATGTCTGGACACAGCAAGGCACCTACT gctacaGTGTCAAGATTGGAAATTGATTCTCTGCCTGGGCAAGCATACATAA
- the LOC106056975 gene encoding threonine aspartase 1-like isoform X3, with product MSTEEEVKNVFVAVHVGAGNHSKLNESSYKDICKKACKQALLLLKARCSALEAVTAAVAALEDDELTNCGKGSNMTVTGTVECDASVMDGETLHFGAVGALSGVANPVVIASRLVEEQKLGPLPYGRVRPSILVGKGAQQFCVDRGIGITDNLVSVAALKTFRHYSRKCLKSETTNCTHKLKKRKLEIEESTLSLSSVNQSPSADIPRADAIHDTVGAVCVDHFGNVAAAASSGGIWLKHAGRLGASAVYGAGCWAQNQMSDIKTGVAAVTSGCGEQLMKTLLAKTSCDSVRSSDNLTHSLANSFKDSFLESEFLKPCNEKFAGILLLRTVQNENREGMFNKLYRKRIEKVCLTELYRMRIEKVCF from the exons ATGAGCACAGAGGAGGAAGTGAAAAATGTGTTTGTGGCTGTTCATGTTG GAGCTGGGAATCACTCCAAATTGAATGAATCaagttataaagatatttgtaaaaaagCATGTAAGCAG GCTCTACTACTGTTAAAAGCGAGGTGCTCAGCCTTAGAGGCTGTAACAGCTGCTGTAGCAGCATTGGAG GATGATGAGTTAACTAACTGTGGGAAAGGCTCTAACATGACGGTCACTGGTACTGTGGAGTGTGATGCTAGTGTAATGGATGGAGAAACCTTACACTTTGGAGCAGTAGGTGCTCTCTCAG GGGTTGCCAATCCAGTGGTTATCGCTAGTCGATTGGTTGAAGAACAAAAACTTGGGCCCCTACCATATGGACGTGTCAGACCAAG TATTCTAGTAGGTAAAGGTGCTCAACAGTTTTGTGTAGACAGAGGAATAGGGATCACTGATAATTTAGTTTCTG TTGCAGCTTTGAAAACATTCAGACATTATTCAAGAAAGTGCCTGAAATCTGAAACAACTAACTGTACACATAAACTAAAGAAGCGTAAATTAGAAATAGAAGAATCAACATTAAGTCTGTCATCTGTCAATCAG AGTCCCAGTGCGGACATCCCAAGAGCTGATGCTATACATGATACTGTGGGAGCCGTCTGTGTTGATCATTTTGGTAATGTGGCAGCTGCAGCCTCCAGTGGAGGAATATGGTTAAAACATGCAGGAAGACTTGGCGCT AGTGCTGTGTATGGAGCTGGTTGCTGGGCACAGAATCAAATGTCAGATATCAAAACAGGTGTAGCAGCTGTCACATCAG GATGTGGTGAACAGCTGATGAAGACATTGTTAGCAAAAACCAGTTGTGACTCTGTTAGATCCAGTGACAACTTGACTCACTCACTAGCTAACTCATTTAAGGACAGTTTTTTAG AGTCTGAATTTTTGAAACCATGTAATGAGAAGTTTGCTGGCATATTGTTGCTGAGAACTGTACAGAATGAGAATAGAGAAGGTATGTTTAACAAACTGTACAGAAAGAGAATAGAGAAGGTATGTTTAACAGAACTGTACAGAATGAGAATAGAGAAG GTATGTTTTTGA